A region of Mesoplodon densirostris isolate mMesDen1 chromosome 11, mMesDen1 primary haplotype, whole genome shotgun sequence DNA encodes the following proteins:
- the ZBTB39 gene encoding zinc finger and BTB domain-containing protein 39 isoform X2, which translates to MGMRIKLQSTNHPNNLLKELNKCRLSETMCDVTIVVGSRSFPAHKAVLACAAGYFQNLFLNTGLDAARTYVVDFITPANFEKILSFVYTSELFTDLINVGVIYEQPLPPKTEDHDAPAPFTSAPSVVTQPVLGTVSMGVQTSTSSCQPYKVQSNGDFSKNSFFTPDNAVDITTGTNSCLSNSDHSKDPSFGQMDELQLEDLGDDDLQFEDPTEEIGTAEEVIELSDDSEDELTFGESDNRENKAMPCQVCKKVLEPNIQLIRQHARDHVDLLTGNCKVCETHFQDRNSRVTHVLSHIGIFLFSCDMCETKFFTQWQLTLHRRDGIFENNIIVHPNDPLPGKLGLFSGAASAELQCAACGKALAKDFHVVRGHILDHLNLKGQACSVCDQRHLNLCSLMWHTLSHLGISVFSCSVCANSFVDWPLLEKHMAVHQSLEDALFHCHLCSQSFKSEAAYRYHVSQHKCNSGLDARPGFGLQHPALQKRKLPAEEFLNEELVLQGQPGNSKYSCKVCGKRFAHTSEFNYHRRIHTGEKPYQCKVCHKFFRGRSTIKCHLKTHSGALMYRCTVCGHYSSTLNLMSKHVGVHKGSLPPDFTIEQTFMYIIHSKEAEKNLDS; encoded by the exons ATGGGCATGAGGATCAAACTGCAAAGCACCAACCACCCCAACAACCTGCTGAAGGAACTCAACAAGTGCCGGCTCTCCGAGACCATGTGTGATGTCACCATCGTAGTGGGGAGCCGCTCCTTCCCAGCCCACAAAGCCGTGCTGGCCTGCGCAGCTGGCTACTTCCAGAACCTCTTCCTGAACACTGGGCTTGATGCTGCCAGGACCTATGTGGTAGACTTCATCACCCCCGCCAACTTTGAGAAGATTCTGAGCTTTGTCTACACGTCAGAGCTCTTCACGGACCTGATCAACGTTGGGGTCATTTACGAG CAGCCACTGCCGCCAAAGACAGAAGACCATGATGCCCCTGCTCCGTTCACGTCCGCTCCCAGTGTGGTGACCCAGCCAGTCCTAGGCACTGTCAGCATGGGCGTCCAAACCAGTACAAGCTCCTGCCAGCCATACAAAGTCCAGAGCAATGGAGACTTCAGTAAAAACAGTTTCTTCACCCCTGACAATGCAGTAGACATCACTACTGGGACCAACTCCTGTCTGAGCAACAGCGACCACTCCAAAGACCCGAGCTTTGGGCAGATGGATGAGCTCCAGCTGGAGGACCTGGGGGATGATGACTTGCAGTTTGAAGACCCCACCGAGGAGATAGGCACAGCTGAGGAGGTGATTGAGTTGAGTGATGACAGTGAGGACGAGCTGACTTTTGGAGAGAGTGACAACCGAGAGAATAAGGCCATGCCCTGCCAGGTATGCAAGAAAGTTCTAGAGCCCAACATTCAACTGATCCGACAGCATGCTCGGGACCATGTGGACCTGCTGACCGGCAACTGCAAGGTCTGTGAGACCCACTTCCAGGACCGAAACTCCCGGGTGACCCATGTTCTGTCCCACATTGGTATTTTCCTCTTCTCCTGCGACATGTGTGAAACTAAGTTCTTTACCCAGTGGCAGCTGACCCTCCACCGACGGGATGGAATATTTGAGAACAACATCATCGTCCACCCCAACGACCCCCTGCCTGGGAAGCTGGGTCTCTTTTCAGGGGCAGCCTCCGCAGAGCTGCAGTGTGCTGCCTGCGGGAAGGCATTGGCCAAAGATTTCCACGTGGTCCGGGGCCACATCCTTGACCATCTGAACCTGAAGGGCCAGGCCTGCAGCGTCTGTGACCAGCGCCACCTCAACCTCTGCAGCCTCATGTGGCACACCCTCTCCCATCTCGGTATCTCAGTCTTCTCCTGCTCTGTCTGTGCAAACAGCTTTGTGGACTGGCCTCTCCTGGAGAAGCACATGGCTGTGCACCAAAGCCTGGAAGACGCCCTCTTCCACTGCCACTTGTGCAGCCAGAGCTTCAAGTCGGAGGCTGCCTATCGCTACCACGTCAGCCAGCACAAATGCAACAGTGGCCTTGACGCACGGCCTGGTTTTGGGCTACAGCACCCAGCTCTCCAGAAGCGGAAGCTGCCGGCTGAGGAGTTCCTGAATGAGGAGCTGGTGCTGCAGGGCCAACCCGGGAATAGCAAGTATAGCTGCAAGGTGTGTGGCAAAAGGTTTGCCCACACGAGTGAGTTCAACTACCACCGGCGGATCCACACGGGCGAGAAGCCGTACCAATGTAAGGTGTGCCACAAGTTCTTCCGAGGCCGCTCGACCATCAAGTGCCACCTGAAGACGCACTCGGGGGCCCTCATGTATCGCTGCACGGTCTGTGGCCATTACAGCTCCACCCTTAACCTCATGAGCAAGCATGTTGGCGTGCACAAAGGCAGCCTCCCGCCTGACTTCACCATTGAGCAGACCTTCATGTACATTATCCATTCCAAAGAGGCCGAAAAGAACCTGGACAGCTGA
- the ZBTB39 gene encoding zinc finger and BTB domain-containing protein 39 isoform X1, producing the protein MGMRIKLQSTNHPNNLLKELNKCRLSETMCDVTIVVGSRSFPAHKAVLACAAGYFQNLFLNTGLDAARTYVVDFITPANFEKILSFVYTSELFTDLINVGVIYEVAERLGMEDLLQACHSTFPDLESTAVAKPLTSTSESHSSTLSCSSAEPAHPLGELRGGGEHLGPDRNYALPSDAGGNYKEEERNVTSDTNHSLPLPQQPLPPKTEDHDAPAPFTSAPSVVTQPVLGTVSMGVQTSTSSCQPYKVQSNGDFSKNSFFTPDNAVDITTGTNSCLSNSDHSKDPSFGQMDELQLEDLGDDDLQFEDPTEEIGTAEEVIELSDDSEDELTFGESDNRENKAMPCQVCKKVLEPNIQLIRQHARDHVDLLTGNCKVCETHFQDRNSRVTHVLSHIGIFLFSCDMCETKFFTQWQLTLHRRDGIFENNIIVHPNDPLPGKLGLFSGAASAELQCAACGKALAKDFHVVRGHILDHLNLKGQACSVCDQRHLNLCSLMWHTLSHLGISVFSCSVCANSFVDWPLLEKHMAVHQSLEDALFHCHLCSQSFKSEAAYRYHVSQHKCNSGLDARPGFGLQHPALQKRKLPAEEFLNEELVLQGQPGNSKYSCKVCGKRFAHTSEFNYHRRIHTGEKPYQCKVCHKFFRGRSTIKCHLKTHSGALMYRCTVCGHYSSTLNLMSKHVGVHKGSLPPDFTIEQTFMYIIHSKEAEKNLDS; encoded by the coding sequence ATGGGCATGAGGATCAAACTGCAAAGCACCAACCACCCCAACAACCTGCTGAAGGAACTCAACAAGTGCCGGCTCTCCGAGACCATGTGTGATGTCACCATCGTAGTGGGGAGCCGCTCCTTCCCAGCCCACAAAGCCGTGCTGGCCTGCGCAGCTGGCTACTTCCAGAACCTCTTCCTGAACACTGGGCTTGATGCTGCCAGGACCTATGTGGTAGACTTCATCACCCCCGCCAACTTTGAGAAGATTCTGAGCTTTGTCTACACGTCAGAGCTCTTCACGGACCTGATCAACGTTGGGGTCATTTACGAGGTAGCTGAGCGTCTGGGTATGGAGGATCTCCTCCAGGCCTGTCACTCCACCTTTCCTGACCTGGAGAGCACTGCTGTGGCCAAGCCCCTGACCAGCACCAGTGAGAGCCACTCCAGTACCCTGAGTTGTAGCTCAGCAGAACCAGCCCATCCCCTTGGAGAActccggggtgggggggagcattTGGGTCCTGATCGAAACTATGCGTTGCCTAGTGATGCTGgaggaaactataaagaggaagagagaaacgtTACCAGTGACACTAACCATAGCCTGCCTCTGCCACAGCAGCCACTGCCGCCAAAGACAGAAGACCATGATGCCCCTGCTCCGTTCACGTCCGCTCCCAGTGTGGTGACCCAGCCAGTCCTAGGCACTGTCAGCATGGGCGTCCAAACCAGTACAAGCTCCTGCCAGCCATACAAAGTCCAGAGCAATGGAGACTTCAGTAAAAACAGTTTCTTCACCCCTGACAATGCAGTAGACATCACTACTGGGACCAACTCCTGTCTGAGCAACAGCGACCACTCCAAAGACCCGAGCTTTGGGCAGATGGATGAGCTCCAGCTGGAGGACCTGGGGGATGATGACTTGCAGTTTGAAGACCCCACCGAGGAGATAGGCACAGCTGAGGAGGTGATTGAGTTGAGTGATGACAGTGAGGACGAGCTGACTTTTGGAGAGAGTGACAACCGAGAGAATAAGGCCATGCCCTGCCAGGTATGCAAGAAAGTTCTAGAGCCCAACATTCAACTGATCCGACAGCATGCTCGGGACCATGTGGACCTGCTGACCGGCAACTGCAAGGTCTGTGAGACCCACTTCCAGGACCGAAACTCCCGGGTGACCCATGTTCTGTCCCACATTGGTATTTTCCTCTTCTCCTGCGACATGTGTGAAACTAAGTTCTTTACCCAGTGGCAGCTGACCCTCCACCGACGGGATGGAATATTTGAGAACAACATCATCGTCCACCCCAACGACCCCCTGCCTGGGAAGCTGGGTCTCTTTTCAGGGGCAGCCTCCGCAGAGCTGCAGTGTGCTGCCTGCGGGAAGGCATTGGCCAAAGATTTCCACGTGGTCCGGGGCCACATCCTTGACCATCTGAACCTGAAGGGCCAGGCCTGCAGCGTCTGTGACCAGCGCCACCTCAACCTCTGCAGCCTCATGTGGCACACCCTCTCCCATCTCGGTATCTCAGTCTTCTCCTGCTCTGTCTGTGCAAACAGCTTTGTGGACTGGCCTCTCCTGGAGAAGCACATGGCTGTGCACCAAAGCCTGGAAGACGCCCTCTTCCACTGCCACTTGTGCAGCCAGAGCTTCAAGTCGGAGGCTGCCTATCGCTACCACGTCAGCCAGCACAAATGCAACAGTGGCCTTGACGCACGGCCTGGTTTTGGGCTACAGCACCCAGCTCTCCAGAAGCGGAAGCTGCCGGCTGAGGAGTTCCTGAATGAGGAGCTGGTGCTGCAGGGCCAACCCGGGAATAGCAAGTATAGCTGCAAGGTGTGTGGCAAAAGGTTTGCCCACACGAGTGAGTTCAACTACCACCGGCGGATCCACACGGGCGAGAAGCCGTACCAATGTAAGGTGTGCCACAAGTTCTTCCGAGGCCGCTCGACCATCAAGTGCCACCTGAAGACGCACTCGGGGGCCCTCATGTATCGCTGCACGGTCTGTGGCCATTACAGCTCCACCCTTAACCTCATGAGCAAGCATGTTGGCGTGCACAAAGGCAGCCTCCCGCCTGACTTCACCATTGAGCAGACCTTCATGTACATTATCCATTCCAAAGAGGCCGAAAAGAACCTGGACAGCTGA
- the GPR182 gene encoding G-protein coupled receptor 182: MSATGPSVAPASEAGEIHNWTELLHFFNHTLPECHMELSESTKRVALFVLYLAVFVVGLVENLLVICANWRGAARAGLLRLYVLNMAIADLGIVLSLPVWMLEVTLDYTWLWGSFSCRFTHYFYFANMYSSIFFLVCLSIDRYVTLTNASPSWQRHQHRGRRAVCAGVWVLSALIPLPEVVHIRLVESFEPMCLFMAPFETYSTWALAVALSTTVLGFLLPFPLIAVFNVLTACRLRRAGQPEGRRHCLLVCAYIAVFVTCWLPYHVTLLLITLHGTHISLHCYLAHLLYFFYDIIDCFSMLHCVVNPILYNFLSPSFRGRLLNAVVHYLPKVQAREGRHASSSSSSSTQHSIVITKEGSQPPAASPHHHPSLNFQAADTPPTSAPRALIAS, from the coding sequence ATGTCGGCCACGGGGCCCAGCGTGGCGCCCGCCAGCGAGGCGGGAGAGATCCACAACTGGACGGAACTGCTCCACTTCTTCAACCACACCCTGCCCGAGTGCCACATGGAGCTCAGCGAGAGCACCAAGCGCGTGGCCCTCTTCGTGCTCTACCTGGCCGTCTTCGTGGTCGGGCTGGTGGAGAATCTCCTGGTGATCTGCGCCAACTGGCGCGGGGCGGCCCGCGCAGGGCTGCTGCGCCTCTACGTCCTCAACATGGCCATCGCCGACCTGGGCATCGTCCTGTCTCTGCCCGTGTGGATGCTGGAGGTCACGCTGGACTACACGTGGCTCTGGGGCAGCTTCTCCTGCCGCTTCACTCACTACTTCTACTTTGCCAACATGTACAGCAGCATCTTCTTCCTGGTGTGCCTCAGCATCGACCGCTACGTCACCCTCACCAACGCCTCTCCCTCCTGGCAGCGCCACCAGCATCGAGGGCGGCGGGCCGTGTGCGCCGGGGTCTGGGTCCTCTCGGCCCTCATCCCGCTGCCCGAGGTGGTCCACATCCGGCTGGTGGAGAGCTTTGAGCCCATGTGCCTCTTCATGGCGCCCTTTGAAACGTACAGCACGTGGGCCCTGGCGGTGGCCCTGTCCACCACCGTCCTGGGCTTCCTGCTGCCCTTCCCTCTCATTGCGGTCTTCAACGTGCTGACGGCCTGCCGGCTTCGGCGGGCAGGACAGCCTGAGGGCCGGCGCCACTGCCTGCTGGTGTGTGCCTACATTGCCGTCTTTGTCACCTGCTGGCTGCCCTACCATGTGACCCTGCTGCTGATCACACTGCATGGGACCCACATCTCCCTCCACTGCTATCTGGCCCACCTGCTCTACTTCTTCTACGACATCATTGACTGCTTCTCCATGCTCCACTGCGTCGTCAACCCCATCCTGTACAACTTTCTCAGCCCGAGCTTCCGGGGCCGGCTGCTCAACGCTGTGGTCCATTACCTTCCCAAGGTCCAGGCCAGGGAGGGCAGAcatgcttcctcctcctcctcctcctccacccagcATTCCATCGTCATCACCAAGGAGGGCAGCCAGCCCCCTGCAGCcagcccccaccaccacccaagcCTGAACTTCCAGGCAGCAGACACCCCACCCACCTCTGCTCCTCGGGCTCTTATAGCCAGCTGA